The following proteins are co-located in the Solanum pennellii chromosome 1, SPENNV200 genome:
- the LOC107008350 gene encoding lipase-like isoform X3: protein MQQKTAEIRMNTEFKVKAKNKHHAAIYNHTLATILVEYASAVYVSDLTELFAWTCSRCNGLTKGFQILELIVDVQRCLQAYVGVAQDLNAIVIAFRGTHGSSLQNWIEDLYWKQLDISYPGMEDAMVHHGFYSAYHNTSLRPGVLTAVKSAKDFYGDIPIMVTGHSMGGAMAAFCGLDLTVHLGCQNVSVMTFGQPRIGNAAFVSYYRERVPNTIRVTNRHDIVPHLPPYYQYFPHKTYRHFPREVWLYDLGFGSLVYTVEKVCDNSGEDPSCSRSVKGNSVKDHLRYFGVKLSCDVSAGCRIVMGNGLASYHTTDNDGNIIFSRNISSVLRMNVESSEEGKSL, encoded by the exons ATGCAACAGAAAACAGCTGAAATCAGAATGAACACAG AATTCAAAGTGAAGGCCAAGAACAAGCATCATGCAGCTATCTACAACCACACCCTTGCCACCATATTAGTGGAATATGCTTCAGCA GTCTATGTGTCCGATTTGACAGAATTATTTGCCTGGACTTGCTCAAGATGTAATGGTTTAACCAAG GGATTTCAAATTCTAGAGCTCATTGTTGATGTGCAACGATGCCTTCAG GCATATGTAGGTGTGGCTCAGGATCTTAATGCCATTGTTATTGCATTCAGAGGCACTCATGGAAGCAG CCTACAGAATTGGATTGAAGATCTATACTGGAAGCAGCTTGATATATCTTATCCAGGAATGGAAGATGCAATG GTGCATCATGGATTTTATTCTGCTTATCATAACACGTCATTGCGTCCAGGAGTGCTAACTGCTGTTAAAAGTGCGAAAGATTTCTATGGAGATATTCCAATTATGGTGACTGGACACTCAATGGGAGGGGCTATGGCTGCTTTCTGTGGTCTGGATCTCACC GTGCATCTTGGATGCCAGAATGTTTCGGTTATGACATTTGGACAACCACGAATTGGTAATGCTGCATTTGTGTCCTACTACAGAGAACGGGTCCCCAATACAATTCGTGTTACAAATCGTCATGATATTGTGCCTCATTTGCCCCCTTACTATCAATACTTCCCTCACAAAACTTATCGCCATTTCCCTAGAGAG GTCTGGCTTTATGATCTTGGCTTTGGAAGTTTAGTTTATACAGTTGAAAAGGTCTGCGATAATTCTGGGGAGGATCCTTCTTGCAGCAG GTCGGTGAAAGGCAACAGTGTTAAGGATCATCTGAGATATTTTGGTGTAAAATTATCATGTGATGTATCAGCGGGGTGCAGAATTGTGATGGGTAATGGTCTAGCATCGTATCACACAACAGACAACGACGGAAATATCATCTTCTCCAGAAATATATCTTCTGTTTTGAGAATGAATGTGGAGTCTAGTGAGGAAGGGAAATCATTATAG
- the LOC107024168 gene encoding lipase-like produces the protein MDGKNWLKVVIFLCLIAVSTGREFKVKAKNKHHAAIYNHTLATILVEYASAVYVSDLTELFAWTCSRCNGLTKGFQILELIVDVQRCLQAYVGVAQDLNAIVIAFRGTQASSLQNWIEDLYWKQLDISYPGMEDAMVHHGFYSAYHNTSLRPGVLTAVKSAKEFYGDIPIMVTGHSMGGAMAAFCGLDLTVHLGCQNVSVMTFGQPRIGNAAFVSYYRERVPNTIRVTNRHDIVPHLPPYYQYFPHKTYRHFPREVWLYDLGFGSLVYTVEKVCDNSGEDPSCSRSVKGNSVEDHVRYFGVKLSCDVSAGCRIVMGNGLASYHTTDNDGNIIFSRNISSVLRMNVESSEEGKSL, from the exons ATGGACGGAAAAAATTGGTTAAAGGTGGTTATTTTTCTATGCTTAATTGCGGTTTCAACTGGTAGAG AATTCAAAGTGAAGGCCAAGAACAAGCATCATGCAGCTATCTACAACCACACCCTTGCCACCATATTAGTGGAATATGCTTCAGCA GTCTATGTGTCCGATTTGACAGAATTATTTGCCTGGACTTGCTCAAGATGTAATGGTTTAACCAAG GGATTTCAAATTCTAGAGCTCATTGTTGATGTGCAACGATGCCTTCAG GCATATGTAGGTGTGGCGCAGGATCTTAATGCCATTGTTATTGCATTCAGAGGCACTCAAGCAAGCAG CCTACAGAATTGGATTGAAGATCTATACTGGAAGCAGCTTGATATATCTTATCCAGGAATGGAAGATGCAATG GTGCATCATGGATTTTATTCTGCTTATCATAACACGTCATTGCGTCCAGGAGTGCTAACTGCTGTTAAAAGTGCGAAAGAGTTCTATGGAGATATTCCAATTATGGTGACTGGACACTCAATGGGAGGGGCTATGGCTGCTTTCTGTGGCCTGGATCTCACC GTGCATCTTGGATGCCAGAATGTTTCGGTTATGACATTTGGACAACCACGAATTGGTAATGCTGCATTTGTGTCCTACTACAGAGAACGGGTCCCCAATACAATTCGTGTTACAAATCGTCATGATATTGTGCCTCATTTGCCCCCTTACTATCAATACTTCCCTCACAAAACTTATCGCCATTTCCCTAGAGAG GTCTGGCTTTATGATCTTGGCTTTGGAAGTTTAGTTTATACAGTTGAAAAGGTCTGCGATAATTCTGGGGAGGATCCTTCTTGCAGCAG GTCGGTGAAAGGCAACAGTGTTGAGGATCATGTGAGATATTTTGGTGTAAAATTATCATGTGATGTATCAGCGGGGTGCAGAATTGTGATGGGTAATGGTCTAGCATCGTATCACACAACAGACAACGACGGAAATATCATCTTCTCCAGAAATATATCTTCTGTTTTGAGAATGAATGTAGAGTCTAGTGAGGAAGGGAAATCATTATAG
- the LOC107008350 gene encoding lipase-like isoform X2 codes for MVELLEWIMQTLIEFKVKAKNKHHAAIYNHTLATILVEYASAVYVSDLTELFAWTCSRCNGLTKGFQILELIVDVQRCLQAYVGVAQDLNAIVIAFRGTHGSSLQNWIEDLYWKQLDISYPGMEDAMVHHGFYSAYHNTSLRPGVLTAVKSAKDFYGDIPIMVTGHSMGGAMAAFCGLDLTVHLGCQNVSVMTFGQPRIGNAAFVSYYRERVPNTIRVTNRHDIVPHLPPYYQYFPHKTYRHFPREVWLYDLGFGSLVYTVEKVCDNSGEDPSCSRSVKGNSVKDHLRYFGVKLSCDVSAGCRIVMGNGLASYHTTDNDGNIIFSRNISSVLRMNVESSEEGKSL; via the exons ATGGTGGAGCTGTTAGAGTGGATTATGCAAACACTGATAG AATTCAAAGTGAAGGCCAAGAACAAGCATCATGCAGCTATCTACAACCACACCCTTGCCACCATATTAGTGGAATATGCTTCAGCA GTCTATGTGTCCGATTTGACAGAATTATTTGCCTGGACTTGCTCAAGATGTAATGGTTTAACCAAG GGATTTCAAATTCTAGAGCTCATTGTTGATGTGCAACGATGCCTTCAG GCATATGTAGGTGTGGCTCAGGATCTTAATGCCATTGTTATTGCATTCAGAGGCACTCATGGAAGCAG CCTACAGAATTGGATTGAAGATCTATACTGGAAGCAGCTTGATATATCTTATCCAGGAATGGAAGATGCAATG GTGCATCATGGATTTTATTCTGCTTATCATAACACGTCATTGCGTCCAGGAGTGCTAACTGCTGTTAAAAGTGCGAAAGATTTCTATGGAGATATTCCAATTATGGTGACTGGACACTCAATGGGAGGGGCTATGGCTGCTTTCTGTGGTCTGGATCTCACC GTGCATCTTGGATGCCAGAATGTTTCGGTTATGACATTTGGACAACCACGAATTGGTAATGCTGCATTTGTGTCCTACTACAGAGAACGGGTCCCCAATACAATTCGTGTTACAAATCGTCATGATATTGTGCCTCATTTGCCCCCTTACTATCAATACTTCCCTCACAAAACTTATCGCCATTTCCCTAGAGAG GTCTGGCTTTATGATCTTGGCTTTGGAAGTTTAGTTTATACAGTTGAAAAGGTCTGCGATAATTCTGGGGAGGATCCTTCTTGCAGCAG GTCGGTGAAAGGCAACAGTGTTAAGGATCATCTGAGATATTTTGGTGTAAAATTATCATGTGATGTATCAGCGGGGTGCAGAATTGTGATGGGTAATGGTCTAGCATCGTATCACACAACAGACAACGACGGAAATATCATCTTCTCCAGAAATATATCTTCTGTTTTGAGAATGAATGTGGAGTCTAGTGAGGAAGGGAAATCATTATAG
- the LOC107008350 gene encoding lipase-like isoform X1, producing the protein MDGKNWLKVVIFLCLIAVSTGREFKVKAKNKHHAAIYNHTLATILVEYASAVYVSDLTELFAWTCSRCNGLTKGFQILELIVDVQRCLQAYVGVAQDLNAIVIAFRGTHGSSLQNWIEDLYWKQLDISYPGMEDAMVHHGFYSAYHNTSLRPGVLTAVKSAKDFYGDIPIMVTGHSMGGAMAAFCGLDLTVHLGCQNVSVMTFGQPRIGNAAFVSYYRERVPNTIRVTNRHDIVPHLPPYYQYFPHKTYRHFPREVWLYDLGFGSLVYTVEKVCDNSGEDPSCSRSVKGNSVKDHLRYFGVKLSCDVSAGCRIVMGNGLASYHTTDNDGNIIFSRNISSVLRMNVESSEEGKSL; encoded by the exons ATGGACGGAAAAAATTGGTTAAAGGTGGTTATTTTTCTATGCTTAATTGCGGTTTCAACTGGTAGAG AATTCAAAGTGAAGGCCAAGAACAAGCATCATGCAGCTATCTACAACCACACCCTTGCCACCATATTAGTGGAATATGCTTCAGCA GTCTATGTGTCCGATTTGACAGAATTATTTGCCTGGACTTGCTCAAGATGTAATGGTTTAACCAAG GGATTTCAAATTCTAGAGCTCATTGTTGATGTGCAACGATGCCTTCAG GCATATGTAGGTGTGGCTCAGGATCTTAATGCCATTGTTATTGCATTCAGAGGCACTCATGGAAGCAG CCTACAGAATTGGATTGAAGATCTATACTGGAAGCAGCTTGATATATCTTATCCAGGAATGGAAGATGCAATG GTGCATCATGGATTTTATTCTGCTTATCATAACACGTCATTGCGTCCAGGAGTGCTAACTGCTGTTAAAAGTGCGAAAGATTTCTATGGAGATATTCCAATTATGGTGACTGGACACTCAATGGGAGGGGCTATGGCTGCTTTCTGTGGTCTGGATCTCACC GTGCATCTTGGATGCCAGAATGTTTCGGTTATGACATTTGGACAACCACGAATTGGTAATGCTGCATTTGTGTCCTACTACAGAGAACGGGTCCCCAATACAATTCGTGTTACAAATCGTCATGATATTGTGCCTCATTTGCCCCCTTACTATCAATACTTCCCTCACAAAACTTATCGCCATTTCCCTAGAGAG GTCTGGCTTTATGATCTTGGCTTTGGAAGTTTAGTTTATACAGTTGAAAAGGTCTGCGATAATTCTGGGGAGGATCCTTCTTGCAGCAG GTCGGTGAAAGGCAACAGTGTTAAGGATCATCTGAGATATTTTGGTGTAAAATTATCATGTGATGTATCAGCGGGGTGCAGAATTGTGATGGGTAATGGTCTAGCATCGTATCACACAACAGACAACGACGGAAATATCATCTTCTCCAGAAATATATCTTCTGTTTTGAGAATGAATGTGGAGTCTAGTGAGGAAGGGAAATCATTATAG